The Metabacillus litoralis genome contains a region encoding:
- a CDS encoding MFS transporter — translation MDQQANTNGITLHKEKIWTRDFVLICLSNFFIFLGFQMTLPTIPLFVKELGGNDQLIGVVVGIFTFSALLVRSYAGHALESKGRKFVYLTGLIIFIISAGSFGFLPTIAFLFFMRVIQGIGWGFSTTASGTIASDIIPPKRRGEGMGYYGLSGNIALAFGPSLGLSLVGMITFKQLFVICAFLGIVALILSSRIQYKQVEKSQQTIKKDKWDFYEKSALQPAMLLFFITVTFGGIASFLPLYAEQKGILGIQWYFLVFAIALMASRTFAGKIYDRKGHRAVFIPGAVFIMIAMILLSWLPSTTILLTAAVLYGIGFGSVQPALQAWSIEKAPKNRRGMANATFFSSFDLGVGIGALLFGQIGHVFGYHTIYQTSAISVSISIILYIVLLVRKTKS, via the coding sequence TTGGATCAACAAGCTAATACAAACGGAATTACATTACATAAAGAAAAGATTTGGACACGGGATTTTGTATTGATTTGTTTATCAAACTTTTTCATCTTTCTCGGGTTTCAGATGACGTTACCAACTATTCCCCTTTTTGTTAAGGAGCTTGGCGGAAATGATCAGTTAATTGGAGTTGTTGTTGGAATATTTACATTTTCTGCATTGCTTGTAAGATCATATGCTGGTCACGCTTTGGAATCAAAAGGAAGAAAGTTTGTTTATTTAACCGGCTTAATTATTTTTATCATTTCTGCAGGTTCGTTCGGATTTCTACCTACTATTGCTTTTTTATTTTTTATGAGAGTTATTCAAGGTATTGGCTGGGGTTTTTCAACTACAGCCTCTGGCACAATTGCTAGTGATATTATCCCTCCTAAGCGACGTGGAGAAGGAATGGGTTACTACGGTTTATCTGGTAATATCGCTTTGGCATTTGGTCCTTCTCTAGGACTCAGTTTGGTAGGAATGATAACATTTAAACAATTATTTGTTATTTGTGCTTTTTTAGGGATTGTAGCATTAATTCTGTCTTCACGAATACAGTATAAACAGGTGGAAAAGTCACAGCAAACAATAAAGAAAGATAAATGGGATTTTTATGAAAAAAGTGCACTTCAGCCAGCCATGCTTTTGTTTTTTATTACTGTAACATTTGGAGGAATTGCATCTTTCTTACCTTTATATGCTGAACAAAAGGGAATATTAGGGATTCAATGGTATTTCCTTGTATTTGCTATTGCTCTAATGGCATCAAGAACGTTCGCAGGAAAAATATATGATCGTAAAGGCCACCGGGCTGTTTTTATTCCAGGAGCCGTATTCATTATGATCGCAATGATCTTGTTGTCATGGCTCCCAAGCACAACCATTTTATTAACAGCTGCAGTATTGTATGGAATTGGATTTGGTTCTGTTCAACCGGCACTTCAAGCATGGTCAATTGAAAAAGCACCTAAAAATAGGAGAGGGATGGCAAATGCAACTTTTTTTTCATCCTTTGATCTTGGAGTTGGAATTGGTGCACTTTTATTTGGGCAAATTGGTCATGTTTTTGGTTATCATACAATCTACCAAACATCAGCTATTTCAGTTAGTATCTCAATTATTTTATATATTGTACTTCTTGTCAGAAAGACAAAAAGTTAG
- a CDS encoding NAD(P)H-dependent oxidoreductase has product MTEKTMTKETILEAFRSRHATKEFDPNKTISEDDFRYILETARLSPSSVGYEPWKFLVVQNPELREKLREVSWGAQGQLPTASHFVIILARTIKDTKYDSDYVKNQMLNVKKFPPELFDQIKERYKNFQEHDLKLLENDRTMFDWASKQTYIALANMMTAAALIGIDSCPIEGFDFDKVQKILEEEELLEDGHLAVSVMVAFGYRAKDPRPKTRKSMEDIVQFID; this is encoded by the coding sequence ATGACAGAAAAAACGATGACAAAAGAAACTATTCTTGAAGCATTTCGCTCACGTCATGCAACAAAAGAATTTGATCCAAATAAAACAATATCAGAAGATGATTTTCGCTATATATTGGAAACTGCGAGGCTATCCCCAAGCTCAGTTGGATATGAACCTTGGAAATTTCTTGTTGTACAAAACCCAGAGTTAAGAGAGAAGTTAAGAGAAGTTTCATGGGGGGCACAAGGACAGCTCCCAACTGCGAGCCATTTTGTGATTATCCTTGCAAGAACAATAAAAGATACAAAATACGATTCAGATTATGTGAAAAATCAGATGCTAAACGTAAAAAAATTCCCACCAGAATTGTTTGATCAAATTAAAGAGCGCTATAAAAACTTTCAGGAACATGATCTCAAGCTACTAGAAAATGATCGAACAATGTTTGACTGGGCAAGTAAACAAACGTATATTGCATTGGCAAATATGATGACGGCCGCAGCTTTAATAGGAATTGATTCATGCCCAATCGAAGGATTTGATTTTGATAAAGTCCAAAAAATATTAGAAGAGGAAGAGTTATTAGAAGATGGTCATCTAGCTGTTTCCGTAATGGTTGCGTTCGGATATCGTGCAAAAGATCCTCGACCAAAAACAAGAAAATCGATGGAAGATATTGTTCAATTTATTGATTAA
- a CDS encoding CoxG family protein: protein MPSDLYKVEVDQPIKAIWEFVSVMDHWAPLVPGYIEHEIINDSESTWKFKTDLGVIKKKIHLKVDITDWIEPKKVMFNLTGINEKIIGSGYFEAEEISAKKTMMLGYLDITPEGKMAKMINSKLKKSLSEITQELTEAIVEKIEKKENVLR from the coding sequence ATGCCAAGTGATTTATATAAGGTAGAAGTAGATCAGCCGATTAAGGCTATATGGGAGTTTGTTAGTGTAATGGACCATTGGGCACCACTTGTACCGGGTTATATTGAACATGAAATAATAAACGATTCAGAATCAACTTGGAAATTCAAAACAGATTTAGGTGTAATAAAGAAAAAAATTCATTTGAAAGTCGATATTACAGACTGGATTGAGCCCAAAAAAGTCATGTTTAACTTAACGGGTATAAATGAGAAGATCATTGGAAGTGGTTACTTTGAAGCGGAGGAAATCTCAGCGAAAAAAACAATGATGTTAGGGTATCTGGATATCACACCTGAAGGAAAAATGGCAAAAATGATTAATTCTAAATTAAAGAAAAGTTTATCGGAAATTACACAAGAATTAACAGAAGCTATTGTAGAAAAAATTGAAAAAAAGGAAAATGTTCTTCGATAA
- the yyaC gene encoding spore protease YyaC: MIDQSSDSKNSMLEGVFPYNDKLAPLYIRNSLFTLIPQGTEHIYVIGIGSNQISGDSLGPFVGTLLNEKFPNHLTVLGNLQFPLDALTLEKEYGSISLPNNSFIIAIDSVLGSRKIVNSIAIRKGSLRPGEGLGKKLPAIGDCSIMGVIQENDSSLHSSLFHTNLHLIYTMTTTIAKGICLAVRQYFRYPSNYPI, from the coding sequence ATGATAGATCAAAGTTCAGATAGTAAGAATTCAATGTTAGAAGGAGTTTTTCCGTATAATGATAAGTTAGCTCCATTATATATTCGAAACTCTTTATTTACTCTTATTCCACAAGGTACAGAGCATATATATGTTATTGGAATTGGCTCAAATCAAATTAGTGGTGATAGTCTGGGTCCATTTGTTGGAACTCTTTTAAATGAAAAATTTCCAAACCATTTAACAGTGTTAGGAAACCTGCAATTCCCATTGGATGCCTTAACGCTAGAAAAAGAGTATGGAAGCATCTCTCTGCCTAATAATAGCTTTATAATTGCTATTGACAGTGTACTTGGTTCGAGAAAAATCGTAAATAGCATTGCTATCCGAAAAGGGTCATTACGACCAGGAGAGGGACTAGGGAAAAAACTCCCTGCCATTGGAGATTGCAGTATTATGGGTGTTATTCAGGAAAACGATTCCTCCCTACACTCTTCGTTGTTTCATACAAACCTACACCTTATCTATACGATGACAACAACAATTGCAAAAGGAATTTGTCTTGCAGTAAGACAATATTTCCGATATCCTTCAAATTATCCTATATGA
- a CDS encoding PAS domain-containing sensor histidine kinase has translation MNKYKILIGYVLFSFIWILVTDNVLVTINISKEALLVFQNIKGFIFVLITSIFIYYLVLKREAYKTEKQEKTKLSLLINSMVDFVNFKDGEGRWTRANDFALRLFQIENVNYIGKKDSELAEYTEFYADALRYCETSDEQAWLEGKPSRCIEIIPMPDGTTKTFDTIKIPSFYENGSRKELVVMGRDVTEKVEAEKKLAESEQRYKSLFEFNPELVYMINLDGKLTDVNEHFVRFTGFEKGKFINKSVLPLIASKDHSRVREAFNSVIYQHTPWINEEIELIQKDRSVKVLRCTSMPMIINDKTVGIIGYAVDITKEKETELLLLKSEKLSVVGELAASVAHEIRNPLTSLKGFVQMLQADSTKNKHYYNIMLDELERINIISSELLVLAKPQKIQFQKININHLLADVQQLLKSEANLYGVTLDVEVNTSIPLIDCEPNQLKQLFINIIKNSIEASANYVTVTVGMANNQSIDITFKDNGCGIDEDRLQHLGEPFYSMKEKGTGLGLTVSYRIVEFHKGKISFKSVVNKGTEVNVLLPTTKP, from the coding sequence TTGAATAAATACAAAATTCTTATTGGTTATGTTTTGTTTAGTTTTATATGGATTTTAGTCACTGACAATGTATTGGTTACTATAAATATATCAAAGGAAGCTTTATTAGTATTTCAAAATATCAAGGGGTTTATTTTTGTTTTAATAACTAGTATTTTTATATACTATTTGGTCTTAAAAAGAGAAGCCTATAAAACGGAAAAACAAGAAAAGACTAAGCTATCATTGTTAATTAATTCGATGGTTGACTTTGTTAATTTTAAGGATGGAGAAGGCCGGTGGACGCGGGCAAATGATTTTGCTCTAAGGCTTTTTCAGATTGAAAACGTAAATTATATTGGGAAAAAAGATTCGGAGCTTGCTGAGTATACGGAATTTTATGCTGATGCACTTAGGTACTGTGAAACTTCAGATGAACAAGCTTGGTTGGAAGGAAAACCAAGTCGATGTATTGAAATTATCCCAATGCCTGATGGCACTACTAAAACCTTTGATACAATAAAGATCCCAAGTTTTTATGAAAATGGTTCACGAAAAGAATTAGTTGTAATGGGAAGAGATGTAACAGAAAAAGTAGAGGCTGAAAAGAAGCTTGCTGAAAGTGAACAACGATATAAATCACTGTTTGAGTTCAATCCTGAACTTGTTTATATGATCAATTTAGATGGCAAGCTTACCGATGTGAATGAACATTTTGTTCGTTTTACTGGTTTTGAAAAAGGGAAATTTATAAATAAATCAGTATTACCTTTAATAGCTAGTAAAGACCATTCTAGAGTTAGAGAGGCATTTAACAGCGTTATTTATCAACATACACCATGGATAAACGAGGAAATTGAACTGATTCAAAAAGATCGTTCAGTTAAAGTGTTAAGGTGTACGTCAATGCCAATGATTATTAATGATAAAACCGTAGGAATTATTGGCTATGCAGTCGACATTACAAAAGAAAAAGAAACAGAGCTATTGCTTCTTAAATCAGAAAAATTATCTGTAGTTGGAGAGTTAGCTGCAAGTGTTGCTCACGAAATACGGAATCCATTAACATCTTTAAAAGGCTTCGTCCAGATGCTTCAGGCAGATTCTACGAAAAATAAACATTATTATAATATTATGCTTGATGAACTAGAACGGATTAACATCATATCAAGCGAGTTATTAGTACTTGCCAAACCCCAAAAAATACAGTTTCAAAAGATAAACATAAACCATCTCTTAGCAGATGTTCAGCAATTACTAAAATCTGAAGCAAATTTATATGGTGTTACATTGGATGTAGAGGTTAACACATCGATTCCTTTAATTGATTGTGAGCCAAATCAATTAAAGCAACTCTTTATAAATATAATAAAAAATTCAATTGAAGCATCAGCAAATTATGTTACAGTTACAGTTGGAATGGCTAATAATCAGAGTATTGATATTACGTTTAAAGATAATGGCTGTGGCATTGATGAGGATCGGTTGCAGCATCTTGGTGAACCATTTTATTCTATGAAAGAAAAAGGGACTGGTCTTGGTCTGACTGTTAGTTATAGAATTGTTGAGTTTCATAAAGGAAAGATTTCATTCAAGAGTGTCGTGAATAAAGGCACTGAGGTGAATGTATTACTTCCAACGACAAAACCCTAA
- a CDS encoding electron transport protein, whose protein sequence is MRKAILILSVFIIGLIGVITYFSIVGFQYAYIPPDEIVDNKESDKLPDVKNVSYIQDENSEELIKLGKKLFYEETFGNEVFFSDIMGMFDGTFTLTNVGKAIVKLNGQGTDNLLVEAAETVKIGDRTIEKGELIETGLDVPKGALTPLGVKFVYEKGNIKAGISCAVCHSTLNEQKEVVHGMTNSDLNIGLLVAMGTNSASYFSHTEMESIKEFISTNDRLVESTKGEKVALPDIEQLEDFVDREVMKWPKGSNDTTIDFKNNPVQIIDVYTKGDHPYGWSGQGQIGPFKGLSAAINNAHAQNMDTLSQTSISNEILKIDKELYLGTLLQNAARKRYRYDPESEEKPSEFFAKVDPTPGVDGVNTLIPAPTYPRPSYVTSVGLFSSSKGYKAWEQKNALSAFMNSLHPPKTTIKSNEKTVEEGRKVFVKAGCIACHGGNYLTNNKIIPSEEIKTDDSRAKGFQATENYFTLPSIYDPSTPVPLPENPVVQKIPLTEEQREQLRLAWAHGGTNGAYKTISLIGLNWSAPYLHDGGVAVGKDLVNEIGVPGTILRGIKPDPRNSLLAMIDSSLRKKVIKVNNENHNLKTAHVSGKGHDFWVDPTTGFTKEQQQALIDYLLKVSD, encoded by the coding sequence TTGCGAAAAGCTATCCTCATATTATCTGTATTTATCATTGGATTAATAGGCGTTATTACATATTTTTCAATAGTAGGATTCCAATATGCTTATATCCCTCCTGATGAAATTGTTGACAATAAAGAATCAGACAAACTTCCCGATGTGAAAAATGTTTCTTACATACAGGATGAGAATTCTGAAGAGCTTATTAAGCTAGGGAAAAAGCTATTTTATGAAGAAACGTTTGGTAATGAAGTGTTTTTTTCAGATATTATGGGGATGTTTGATGGAACTTTCACCTTAACGAATGTAGGAAAAGCGATAGTAAAGTTAAACGGACAAGGAACTGATAATTTATTAGTGGAGGCCGCTGAAACAGTAAAAATTGGTGATCGGACAATAGAAAAGGGAGAGCTGATCGAAACAGGACTTGATGTACCAAAAGGTGCTCTCACTCCACTTGGTGTTAAATTCGTATATGAAAAGGGAAATATTAAAGCTGGGATTAGTTGTGCTGTTTGTCACTCCACACTAAACGAACAAAAAGAAGTTGTACATGGAATGACAAACAGTGATTTAAATATTGGTTTACTTGTAGCCATGGGTACTAATTCAGCATCGTATTTTTCACATACAGAGATGGAAAGTATAAAAGAATTTATTTCAACAAATGATCGACTAGTCGAAAGTACAAAAGGAGAAAAAGTTGCGCTTCCTGATATTGAACAACTAGAAGATTTTGTTGACAGAGAAGTCATGAAGTGGCCAAAAGGAAGTAATGATACAACCATTGATTTTAAAAATAACCCGGTACAAATAATAGATGTTTATACAAAAGGTGATCATCCGTATGGCTGGAGTGGACAAGGTCAAATTGGACCCTTTAAAGGACTAAGTGCTGCTATAAACAATGCTCATGCTCAAAATATGGATACACTTTCGCAAACATCAATTAGTAATGAAATATTAAAAATTGATAAAGAGCTTTATTTAGGTACTCTTCTTCAAAACGCAGCAAGGAAAAGGTATCGTTATGACCCGGAGTCTGAGGAAAAGCCTTCAGAGTTTTTTGCAAAAGTTGATCCTACACCCGGTGTGGATGGAGTAAACACACTAATCCCAGCACCTACTTATCCAAGACCTTCATATGTAACAAGTGTTGGATTATTTTCAAGTTCTAAAGGATATAAAGCTTGGGAGCAAAAAAATGCATTATCTGCTTTTATGAATTCATTGCATCCTCCTAAAACAACTATAAAATCAAATGAAAAAACAGTAGAAGAGGGACGAAAAGTTTTTGTGAAAGCAGGATGTATAGCGTGCCACGGAGGGAATTATTTAACGAATAATAAAATAATCCCTTCTGAAGAGATCAAAACGGATGATTCTAGAGCAAAGGGCTTTCAAGCAACAGAGAATTATTTTACCTTACCATCCATATATGATCCAAGTACACCAGTGCCATTGCCAGAAAATCCGGTTGTGCAAAAAATTCCGTTAACAGAAGAGCAAAGGGAACAGCTAAGGTTAGCTTGGGCCCATGGTGGAACAAATGGTGCTTATAAAACAATTAGCTTAATTGGCTTGAACTGGAGTGCACCTTATTTGCATGATGGAGGAGTTGCAGTTGGTAAAGACCTTGTGAATGAAATTGGTGTACCTGGGACGATTTTGAGGGGTATAAAACCTGATCCACGAAATAGTTTGTTGGCAATGATTGACTCCTCATTAAGAAAAAAGGTCATCAAGGTAAATAATGAAAATCACAATTTAAAAACGGCTCATGTAAGTGGAAAAGGACATGATTTCTGGGTTGACCCCACAACAGGATTTACAAAAGAACAGCAACAAGCACTGATTGATTATTTATTGAAGGTATCTGATTAA
- a CDS encoding deoxyribonuclease IV has protein sequence MRFGSHVSIRNGYFAAAKYMDSIGGKAFQYFPKNPRSLTVKEFNRQDAKLCHEFCVENNLVSIAHTPYPTSLTPTIDKKDLTIDSLLNDLEIADCCGSIGVVVHFGSQISKTDPLASYQLMIEMLNLILRKWNGQTLILLENNAGKSGALGTTLEELVQVRNLTDYPEKIGFCLDTCHAYASGLWSGKNQEELWGKASELGYINSLKAVHLNNSKYELGSGKDRHANIFKNGYIEKECFKNLFQLPNLSDIPFVLETPSDEGITHQEEISMLYQFIQT, from the coding sequence ATGAGATTTGGTAGCCATGTTAGTATTCGGAATGGATATTTTGCAGCAGCTAAATATATGGATAGCATTGGTGGCAAAGCATTTCAATATTTCCCTAAAAATCCAAGAAGTTTAACTGTGAAGGAATTTAATCGGCAAGATGCAAAGCTCTGTCATGAATTTTGTGTTGAAAACAATCTTGTTTCAATTGCCCATACCCCTTACCCAACAAGCTTAACACCTACAATAGATAAAAAAGACCTAACAATTGATTCTCTTCTTAATGACTTAGAAATTGCTGATTGTTGTGGCTCAATTGGAGTAGTTGTTCATTTTGGAAGTCAAATTAGTAAAACTGACCCACTCGCCAGTTATCAATTAATGATCGAGATGCTTAATCTTATTCTAAGGAAGTGGAACGGACAAACTCTTATTTTACTCGAGAATAACGCAGGGAAATCAGGAGCACTAGGCACAACATTAGAGGAGCTTGTCCAGGTTCGGAACTTAACCGATTATCCTGAAAAAATTGGATTTTGTTTAGATACCTGTCATGCTTATGCAAGTGGACTTTGGTCCGGAAAGAATCAAGAAGAATTGTGGGGCAAAGCATCAGAATTGGGCTATATAAATTCCCTAAAAGCAGTCCATCTAAATAATTCAAAGTATGAACTTGGCTCCGGTAAAGATCGCCATGCGAATATATTTAAAAATGGATACATTGAAAAAGAGTGCTTTAAAAATCTATTTCAGTTACCTAATCTTTCAGATATTCCCTTTGTTCTAGAGACCCCTTCTGATGAAGGAATTACTCATCAAGAAGAAATATCAATGTTATATCAATTCATTCAGACTTAA
- the gltD gene encoding glutamate synthase small subunit gives MGKATGFLEFKREEAAERDPLKRLNDWKEYSAPFSEEKLSRQGARCMDCGTPFCHIGTEINGFTSGCPIHNLIPEWNDLVYRGRWKEALERLLKTNNFPEFTGRVCPAPCEGSCNVAISDPAVTIKNIEKAIIDKGFENGWITPRVPEKRTGKKIAIVGSGPAGLAAADQLNQAGHTVTVYERADRPGGLLTYGIPNMKLDKGIVERRVNLLTQEGITFVTNTEVGKDITSEQLREQHDAVILCVGAQKQRDLKIEGREANGVHFAMDYLTDVTKSYLNTNFEDGQFINAEGKDVIVIGGGDTGADCVATAIRQNCNSVVQFGKHPKLPMSRTKENMWPEAPHVFTMEYAYEEAEAKFGEDPRQYCIQTTKLVSDENGNLKELHTIQMEKLKDEEGRYYFEEVPGSEKVWPAQLVFIAIGFEGAEQPVLKQFGVDQTARNVVAAKYGDFRTNIDGVFAAGDARRGQSLIVWAINEGREAAREVDLYLMGSTVLA, from the coding sequence ATGGGGAAAGCAACAGGATTTTTAGAGTTTAAACGTGAAGAGGCAGCTGAGCGCGACCCTCTTAAACGTTTAAATGACTGGAAAGAGTATTCAGCTCCTTTCTCTGAGGAAAAGTTAAGCAGACAAGGAGCGCGCTGCATGGATTGCGGCACTCCTTTCTGTCACATTGGTACTGAGATTAATGGTTTCACTTCAGGATGTCCAATTCATAACTTAATTCCTGAGTGGAATGACTTAGTCTATCGTGGAAGATGGAAGGAAGCATTAGAACGTTTATTGAAAACAAATAACTTCCCTGAATTTACAGGGAGAGTTTGTCCGGCACCATGTGAAGGATCTTGTAACGTGGCGATCTCAGACCCCGCCGTTACTATCAAAAACATCGAAAAAGCAATCATTGATAAAGGGTTTGAAAATGGTTGGATCACTCCGCGTGTTCCTGAAAAACGTACAGGTAAAAAGATTGCTATTGTTGGTTCAGGTCCTGCTGGTCTAGCAGCTGCAGATCAATTAAACCAAGCTGGTCATACGGTTACTGTTTATGAACGTGCTGATCGCCCAGGTGGATTGTTAACATATGGTATTCCTAACATGAAACTTGATAAGGGCATTGTTGAACGACGTGTGAACTTACTAACTCAAGAAGGTATCACTTTTGTCACGAATACTGAAGTTGGAAAAGACATCACTTCAGAACAGTTACGTGAGCAACATGATGCAGTTATTCTTTGTGTTGGAGCTCAAAAGCAGCGTGATCTGAAAATTGAAGGTCGTGAAGCAAACGGTGTTCACTTCGCAATGGATTATCTTACTGATGTAACAAAAAGCTATCTTAACACAAACTTTGAAGATGGTCAGTTTATCAATGCTGAGGGCAAAGATGTTATCGTAATTGGTGGGGGAGACACAGGTGCTGACTGTGTTGCAACAGCTATCCGCCAAAATTGTAATAGTGTTGTTCAGTTTGGTAAGCATCCGAAATTACCAATGTCACGTACAAAAGAAAATATGTGGCCAGAAGCTCCACATGTTTTCACAATGGAATATGCTTATGAGGAAGCAGAAGCTAAATTTGGCGAAGATCCTCGCCAATATTGCATCCAAACTACTAAGCTTGTTTCAGATGAAAATGGAAATCTTAAAGAACTTCATACTATTCAAATGGAAAAACTAAAAGATGAAGAAGGTCGTTACTACTTTGAAGAAGTACCAGGTTCAGAAAAAGTATGGCCTGCTCAACTAGTATTCATTGCGATTGGTTTTGAAGGAGCTGAACAACCAGTTCTAAAGCAGTTTGGTGTTGACCAGACAGCTAGAAATGTTGTTGCTGCTAAATATGGTGATTTCCGTACAAATATTGATGGTGTATTTGCCGCTGGTGATGCTCGTCGTGGTCAAAGCTTAATTGTTTGGGCTATTAACGAAGGTCGTGAAGCAGCACGTGAAGTGGATCTGTATTTAATGGGTAGTACAGTATTAGCTTAA
- a CDS encoding metallophosphoesterase family protein: MKIAFISDIHGNAVALEAVLRDLKKKEINKVYVLGDICYRGPEPEKSLSLVRNLHTKVIKGNADEWVVRGVNEGEVATQALEIMNRERDWTFERLESGDIDYLNTLPHSLAFEENGVKIHAFHATPNSLFDIVSPETKDEDIKEKLMSKVDSHIYVYGHIHKPYIRYINGKVVMNVGSIGLPFDGLAKASYGLLKINESGISTSIERVDYDVEKVIKQYQDSGYPNAKMMINILKNASL, encoded by the coding sequence ATGAAAATAGCATTTATTTCAGATATTCACGGAAATGCAGTTGCTCTTGAAGCTGTCTTACGTGATTTGAAAAAGAAGGAAATTAATAAAGTATATGTACTAGGTGATATTTGTTATCGTGGACCTGAACCGGAGAAATCTTTATCTTTAGTACGTAATTTACATACAAAGGTCATAAAAGGAAATGCAGATGAATGGGTTGTTCGGGGAGTGAATGAAGGTGAAGTAGCTACACAAGCTCTTGAGATCATGAATAGAGAGCGAGACTGGACTTTTGAACGTTTGGAATCAGGAGATATTGACTATTTAAATACACTCCCACATTCTCTTGCTTTTGAAGAAAATGGGGTTAAAATTCATGCATTCCATGCAACACCAAACAGTTTATTTGATATTGTATCACCTGAGACAAAAGATGAAGACATAAAAGAAAAACTAATGTCTAAGGTTGATTCACATATATATGTTTATGGTCACATTCATAAGCCATATATACGTTACATAAATGGTAAAGTTGTTATGAATGTAGGCAGTATTGGCCTTCCATTTGATGGTTTAGCAAAAGCTTCCTACGGCTTGCTTAAGATAAATGAAAGTGGAATTAGTACATCAATTGAGCGGGTTGATTATGATGTTGAGAAGGTTATAAAACAATATCAAGATTCAGGATATCCTAATGCTAAGATGATGATAAATATTTTAAAAAATGCAAGCTTATAG
- a CDS encoding alcohol dehydrogenase catalytic domain-containing protein: MKAVTYQGFMDVKVKEMPNPVIKQNDDIIVRVTHTSICGSDRHFYHGMVPSMGKDYIIGHEAVGIVEEIGSRVHKVKKGDKVAIAYNIACGECVNCQNQLESQCLVSNPEGEIGACFGCSRLYGDYSGSQTEYVRVPFANFGTFKVPKNNSVPDEELLLLTDALSTAYWGIDQAGVKKGDTVIILGCGPIGLLTQKLAWFRGAKRVIAIDHVPYRLEHSKKWNNTEVFNFNQHKDLEHHIKEITKGGADVVIDCVGMSGKMTPTEMVETALRLQGGALGAIELASQLVRSGGVIQLIGIYGLRYNQFPLGDLFARNITLKMGLASVIHIMPFLYELLQSKQISINDVITHTLPLDKAEHAYRIFNSHKEKCLKIILKP, translated from the coding sequence ATGAAGGCAGTCACATATCAAGGATTTATGGATGTTAAAGTAAAAGAAATGCCTAATCCTGTGATTAAACAAAATGATGACATTATTGTCAGAGTAACACATACCTCCATCTGTGGCTCTGATCGACACTTTTATCATGGAATGGTCCCAAGTATGGGAAAAGATTATATTATTGGGCACGAAGCAGTTGGAATTGTTGAGGAAATTGGTTCGCGCGTTCATAAAGTCAAAAAAGGTGATAAAGTAGCAATTGCATATAATATCGCATGTGGTGAATGTGTAAACTGCCAAAATCAGCTTGAGAGTCAATGCCTCGTATCGAACCCTGAAGGAGAAATTGGTGCATGTTTCGGCTGTTCTAGACTCTATGGTGATTATAGTGGCAGTCAGACTGAGTATGTACGTGTTCCTTTCGCTAATTTCGGCACTTTTAAAGTGCCGAAAAATAATTCCGTTCCTGATGAAGAACTATTATTATTAACAGATGCTCTTTCTACTGCTTATTGGGGTATAGATCAAGCAGGTGTGAAAAAAGGAGATACAGTCATTATATTAGGTTGTGGTCCCATTGGTCTTCTCACCCAAAAGCTTGCATGGTTTAGAGGAGCTAAACGTGTTATTGCAATTGACCATGTTCCATATCGACTCGAACATTCAAAAAAATGGAATAATACAGAAGTGTTTAATTTTAACCAACATAAGGATCTTGAGCACCATATTAAGGAGATAACAAAAGGTGGAGCTGATGTTGTGATCGACTGTGTTGGAATGAGTGGGAAGATGACTCCGACAGAAATGGTAGAAACAGCCCTTCGTTTACAGGGAGGCGCTCTTGGTGCAATCGAACTAGCAAGCCAGCTTGTTCGTTCGGGAGGTGTCATTCAACTTATTGGGATATATGGACTAAGATATAATCAATTTCCGTTAGGAGACTTATTTGCAAGGAATATTACCTTAAAAATGGGTTTAGCTTCTGTTATACATATCATGCCATTTTTATATGAACTTCTCCAAAGTAAGCAGATTTCTATAAATGATGTTATTACACACACTTTACCTTTAGATAAGGCAGAGCATGCTTACAGGATTTTTAATAGCCATAAAGAGAAATGTTTGAAAATTATTTTAAAACCTTAA